A single region of the Campylobacter sp. MIT 99-7217 genome encodes:
- a CDS encoding type II secretion system protein → MLELVFVFIILGVLASIAFSYFHFTQSNAKLIKLKSDVELIKSALAYAQNDFYLKNINANVNVLDEAKIDLENEKLFFCSNAQIQNCKTTQCCNASLLASPIFSSKKAWIKTSNYGYRFYLSAKNFIDFVYKPSDMSFECLNSALCKELL, encoded by the coding sequence ATGCTAGAACTTGTTTTTGTTTTTATCATACTTGGCGTTTTGGCTTCTATAGCCTTTTCGTATTTTCATTTTACACAAAGTAATGCAAAACTGATAAAGCTTAAAAGCGATGTTGAGCTTATCAAAAGTGCCTTAGCCTACGCTCAAAATGATTTTTATCTTAAAAATATCAATGCAAATGTCAATGTCTTAGATGAAGCAAAGATTGATTTAGAAAATGAAAAATTATTTTTTTGTTCAAATGCTCAAATTCAAAACTGCAAAACTACGCAGTGTTGCAATGCTTCTTTGCTTGCAAGTCCCATTTTTTCAAGTAAAAAAGCATGGATAAAAACCTCAAACTATGGATATCGTTTTTATCTTAGTGCTAAAAATTTCATTGACTTTGTGTATAAGCCAAGTGATATGAGTTTTGAATGCTTAAATTCAGCACTTTGCAAAGAACTTCTATGA